The DNA segment TCGGCGACGACCAGCTCGTCGACGTCGGCCTCGCCGACCCCGGCGTGCTCAAGGTCGACCCGATCGTCTCCGGTGCGGAGCGCACGGTGACGTTCCCCGTCGTGCCGGGCACGGACCTCACGACGCTGGCCCCCACGTTCACCGCCGCGGAGGGGGTGACGGTCTCGCCGGCCTCCGGCACGGTCGTCGACCTCACCGAGCCGGCCACGTACACCCTCACCTCCGGCGACGGCGCGACGGCCGCGTGGACGATGTCGGCGCTGGAGATGCGCAGCCCGGTGCTGCCGGGCCTGTACGCGGACCCCAACATCGCCGCCTTCGGCGACACGTACTACATCTACGCGACGTCGGACGGCTACCCCGGCTGGGGTGGTCAGGAGTTCTACGTCTGGTCGTCGAAGGACCTCGTCGACTGGACCCGCTCGGAGGAGCCCTTCCTCACCCTCGACGGGGCGGACGGCGACGTGCCGTGGGCGACCGGCAACGCGTGGGCGCCGACCATCATCGAGCGGGACGGGAAGTACTACTTCTACTTCTCCGGCCACAACCCGACGTACAACCGCAAGACGATCGGGGTCGCCGTCGCGGACAGCCCCGAGGGGCCGTTCACGGCCCAGCCGACCGCGATGATCCTCAACAACGAGGCCGTCACGAGCGGGCAGGCGATCGACCCGGCCGCGTTCCACGACCCCGTCACCGGCACGTGGTACCTGGCGTGGGGCAACGGCTCGCCCGTCATCGCCGAGCTCGCCGACGACATGGTGTCGATCGTGCCGGGGACCTACCGGCGGATCGAGGGCCTGCGCGACTTCCGCGAGGGCGTGTTCCTCAACTACCGGCAGGGCCTGTACCACCTGACGTACGCCATCGACGACACCGGCTCGGAGAACTACCGCGTCGGCTACGCCACGGCCACGAGCATGGCGGGGCCGTGGACCTACCGCGGCGTCATCCTCAGCAAGGACCTGTCGCTCGGCATCAAGGGGCCCGGGCACAGCTCGATCCTCAACGTGCCGGGCACGGACGACTGGTACATCGCCTACCACCGCTTCGCGATCCCCGGCGGCAACGGCACCAACCGCGAGACCACGATCGACCGGCTCACCTTCGGTCCCGACGGGCTCATCCAGCCGGTCACGCCGACGCTCACCAGCGTCGGACCCCAGCGCATCGAGCTCCCGGCCGACGGCCCGGAGGTCACCGCGACCGCCGGCACCCGCTGCGTCGCGGGACGGGTGGTGCTCACCGTACGGCTGGACAACACCGAGGCCGAGCCCGTGGACGTCACGGTGTCCACCGCCCACGGCGAGCGCAGCGCGACCGTCGACGCCGCCGGCGGCACGACGCTCGCGCTCGCCACCCGCCAGCGGTCCGTGGCCGCGGGCGAGGTGACGGTCACCGCGACCGACGGGGACGCGGACCGCACGACCACGACCACGTACGACGCCCGCTCCTGCGGCTGACCCCGACGACGGAAGGACCGACCATGAGAACCCGACGCGCACTGGCCGCGGCGCTCGCCGCGACCGTGAGCCTGGGGGTGGCCGCGGCGCTGCCGAGCGCCGCCCAGGCCGCCGAGGACCCGACCGAGGGCCTGGTGGTGCACTACCCGCTCACCGGCGACGGCGGCACGACCGCCACCGACGCGTCCGGCAACGGCCTCGACGCGCCGATCCTCGGCGGGGCGCAGCTCTCGCCGACCGGGCTGGTGCTCGACGGCAGCAACGACTACGTCGACCTGCCCGACGACCTGGTCCGCGGGCTCGACAGCATCACGGTCGCCTTCGACGTGCGCATCGACCCCAGCATGGGCACCGCGTACTTCATCTACAGCATCGGCAACACGACCGCGGCCGGCGTCGGCAACGGGTACCTGTTCGCTGAGGGCAACCCGCTGCGGACGGCCATCGCCTCCGGCAACTGGTCCACCGAGCAGAACACCCAGGTGAGCCGGAACCTCGTCCGCGACGTGTGGAAGCACGTCACGTACACCCAGACCGGCACCACGGGCGTGCTGTACGAGGACGGGGTCGAGGTCGCCCGCAACACCGCGGTCACCATCACCCCGGGCTCGATCGGTGGCGGCACCACCACGGCCAACTACATCGGCCGCTCCGCCTACACCGCTGACCCCTACCTGCGCGGCAGCGTCCGCGACTTCCGCGTCTACGACCGCGCGCTGTCCGCCGCCGAGGTCGAGGCGGTCAGCTCCGGCAACGCGCAGCCCGCGGTCGACGCGGACGCGCAGGCGCTCGACCTCGGTGACACGAGCGCCGTGCAGGACGACCTCGTGCTGCCGACCTCGGCCCCGGGCGGCTCGGCCGTCACGTGGGCCACCTCCGACGCCGCGGTCGTCTCGGCCACGGGGGCCGTCACGCGACCGGCGGCGGGGGAGGGGCCCGCCACGGCGACGCTGACCGCCACGCTCCGCCAGCGCGGCGCGACGGCCCAGCGGACCTTCGAGGTCACCGTGGTGCCGCTCGGCTCCGACGCCCAGCGGGCCGAGGCGGCGGCCGCCGCGCTCGTGGTCCACGACGTCGACGACGTCCGCGGCAACCTGTTCCTGCCGACGGAGGGCCCGGACGGCTCGAGCGTCACGTGGTCGTCCGCCGCACCCGAGGTCGTCACCGCGACCGGTGAGGTGACCCGCCCGGCGCCCGGCGAGGACGGCGTCGACGTCGAGCTCACCGCCACGGTGCAGGTCGGCTCGGCGACGGCGACGCGCACCCTCACCGCCCGCGTGCGGCCGCTCCCGGCGCCCGCGGCGTTCGAGGGCTACCTGTTCTCGCACTTCCTCGGCGAGGGGCTGCAGGACGGCGAGCAGGTCTACTTCGCCCTCAGCGAGGGCAACGACCCGCTCGAGTACATGAACCTCAACGACGGGGACCCCGTCATGGTGTCGACGAGCGGCGAGATGGGCCTGCGCGACCCGTTCATCATCCGCTCGCCGGAGGGCGACAAGTTCTACCAGATCGCCACCGACCTGCGGATGTGGAACCAGTCGTCCGGCAGCTGGGACAAGGTGCAGCGCTTCGGCAGCCGCAACATCGTGGTGTGGGAGTCGACCGACCTCGTCAGCTGGTCGGAGAGCTGGGTCGCGGAGGTCGCGCCGGAGAACGCCGGCAACGCCTGGGCCCCGGAGATCTTCTACGACGACGAGCGCGGTGAGTACGTCGTGTTCTGGGCGTCCAAGCTGTACGCCGACGACGACCCGCAGCACACCGGCAGCACGTACAACCGGATGCTGTACGCGACGACCCGGGACTTCCGGAACTTCAGCGAGGCCGAGGTCCTCATCGACTACGGCTACTCGACCATCGACACGACGATGATCGAGCACGACGGCGACGTGTACCGCTTCACGAAGAACGAGGCGAACCGGTCCTCGACCAACCCGGGTGGCAAGTACGTGTTCGAGGAGGTCGGCTCCGGGCCGCTCGCCGACGACTTCACGCTCGTGCGGGAGGCGATCGGGGCCGGGTCGATCAGCCAGGGCGAGGGCGCGACGGTGTTCAAGTCGAACACCGAGGAGCGCTGGTACCTGTTCATCGACGAGTACGGCGGGCGCGGCTACGTGCCGTTCACCACGACCGACCTCGCGAGCGGCGAGTGGACGATGCTCGCGCCGGGGGAGTACTCCTTCCCCTCGCGCCTGCGCCACGGCACCGTGCTGCCCGTGACCGGCGCTGAGTGGCGCGCGCTGCAGCGCGCGTACGGCGACGCCCTCGCGGGCGCGGTCGCCGTCGAGGCCGGCACCCGGTGCGTCGCCGGGCGCGTCGTGCAGACCGTCCGGCTCGACAACGAGCACGACGGCGCCGTCGGCGTGCGGGTCGCCACGACGGCCGGGACGCGCACCGTGAGCCTCGACGAGGGACGGGGCACGACCGTGGCCCTCAGCACGCGGCAGGCCTCCGTGCCCGCCGGCGACGTGACGGCCGACGTCACGGTGGGCGGGGACAGCCGCACCGTGACGGCGTCCTACGCGGCGAGGTCCTGCGCCTAGGTCTGGCGCGCAGCCCGTGCCGCGGGCGGACGAGGAGGGGCGGACCGGGTCGACCGGACCGCCCCTCCTGCCGTCGACGCCGCCTGGTCGCGGGCGGTTCGGTGGGTTGGAACGACAAAATGTGACCGCTAACGTGAGCGATAACAGCGGACGTCGGTGTCCGCGTGTGCACGCAACGGAGTGTGTGATGAGAACCTCCCGTCCCCGTCGGTCCGCGGTCGTCGCCGCGGTGGTCGGTGCCCTCGTCCTCGCCTCGGCGGGGACAGCGGTCGCACAGGCCGCCGTACCGGACGACGGCCTCGTCGCCGAGTACCTCTTCGACGAGACGTCCGGTGCCACCGTCCCCAACACCGCCGAGGGCTCGGACCTCGGGCCCGCCACCGTCCGGAACGTCCAGGCCACGGACTGGACGGGCTCGGCCCTCACGCTGCGGGGCGGGGCCAAGACGTCCACCGGCAACTGGGTCGAGCTGCCCGACGACATCCTGCTGGGCGAGCGCTCGGCCACCGTCACCGCGGAGGTCCGTGCGTCGGCCGCGATGCTCAACACCTTCCACTTCCTGTGGAACGTCGGCAACGAGTCGTCGGCCACCGAGTACTTCTTCACGTCCCTCAACTGCGGCAACAGCCGCACCCCGCTCGTGGGCATCAAGTCCGGCGGCACCGAGCAGCTCGTGCAGTCCGGCTCCTGCGGCGTGACGGCGAACCAGTGGTTCAACGTCACCGCCGTCGTGGACGGCAGCGGCTCCCAGGCCACCGCCTCGCTGTACCTCGACGGCACCCGGGTGGCGCGCGGCGACGTCGCCCGCACCCCCGCCGACGTCGTCGACCAGTCCCTCAACACCATCGGCCGCGCGCCGTGGCCCGACCCCCTCTTCGCCGGTGCCATCTCGGCGTTCCGCGTGTACGACCGTGCCCTCAGCGACGCCGAGGTGGCCGAGGTCTCCGCGACCGACGTGCAGGCGCACGCCGAGGAGATCCGGGCACAGGCGGACGCCGTCCTGACCGGGCTCGACCTCACCGACCTCGAGACCAGCGGCGACATCGACCTGCCCACGGCCGCGGGCCGGGTGACGTGGACCTCCAGCGACCCCGACGTCGTGGCCGCGGACGGCTCGGTCGAGCCCCCGCTGACCGGCGAGCCGGCGGTCGAGGTGGAGCTCACCGCGACCGTGTCGATCCGCGGCATCAGCGCCACCCGCACCATCACCGTCACGGTCCAGCCGTCCGACGAGACCCCGGACGAGCGCGTCGAGCGGCTCGCCCAGCAGATGGTCGTGCCGCCCGTCGTCGCCTCGGGCACGGCGCTCCCGCCCGCCCCGGCCGGCACCACCGCCGAGGTCACCGCGACCGAGGGCGTCGACGTCGTCGACGGCGCGGTCGTCTCCGGCTCCGACGAGCCCGTCGAGGGCACCGTGACCGTCGAGGTCACCGACTCCGCCACGGGCGCCACCACCACGCGCACCTTCGCGGTGCGGGTGCTCCCGGCGACCGCGGAGCAGCTGCTGGCGTACTCCCGCACCCCCACCAGCGCCGCGCAGGCCAACAACGCCGACGTGGCGCTGAGCATGCACCTCGCGCTGGCCGAGGACGGCACGTGGTCGCCGCTCAACGGCAACTACGGGATCTGGTTCGCGCGCACGGCCTCGACGCCGGCCCCGGGCGGCACGAGCAGCGGCATCATCCGCAGCCTGCGCGACCCCCACGCCTTCTACCTGGCCGACGGCCGCTTCGGCGTGGTGGCCACCCGCACCCTGCGCAACGGGGGCGTCGACCCCTCGCAGGCCTCGAGCATGCTGCTCGCCACGAGCGACGACCTGCGCTCCTACACCGAGGTCG comes from the Aquipuribacter sp. SD81 genome and includes:
- a CDS encoding immunoglobulin-like domain-containing protein, with the translated sequence MRTRRALAAALAATVSLGVAAALPSAAQAAEDPTEGLVVHYPLTGDGGTTATDASGNGLDAPILGGAQLSPTGLVLDGSNDYVDLPDDLVRGLDSITVAFDVRIDPSMGTAYFIYSIGNTTAAGVGNGYLFAEGNPLRTAIASGNWSTEQNTQVSRNLVRDVWKHVTYTQTGTTGVLYEDGVEVARNTAVTITPGSIGGGTTTANYIGRSAYTADPYLRGSVRDFRVYDRALSAAEVEAVSSGNAQPAVDADAQALDLGDTSAVQDDLVLPTSAPGGSAVTWATSDAAVVSATGAVTRPAAGEGPATATLTATLRQRGATAQRTFEVTVVPLGSDAQRAEAAAAALVVHDVDDVRGNLFLPTEGPDGSSVTWSSAAPEVVTATGEVTRPAPGEDGVDVELTATVQVGSATATRTLTARVRPLPAPAAFEGYLFSHFLGEGLQDGEQVYFALSEGNDPLEYMNLNDGDPVMVSTSGEMGLRDPFIIRSPEGDKFYQIATDLRMWNQSSGSWDKVQRFGSRNIVVWESTDLVSWSESWVAEVAPENAGNAWAPEIFYDDERGEYVVFWASKLYADDDPQHTGSTYNRMLYATTRDFRNFSEAEVLIDYGYSTIDTTMIEHDGDVYRFTKNEANRSSTNPGGKYVFEEVGSGPLADDFTLVREAIGAGSISQGEGATVFKSNTEERWYLFIDEYGGRGYVPFTTTDLASGEWTMLAPGEYSFPSRLRHGTVLPVTGAEWRALQRAYGDALAGAVAVEAGTRCVAGRVVQTVRLDNEHDGAVGVRVATTAGTRTVSLDEGRGTTVALSTRQASVPAGDVTADVTVGGDSRTVTASYAARSCA